In a single window of the Hippoglossus hippoglossus isolate fHipHip1 chromosome 7, fHipHip1.pri, whole genome shotgun sequence genome:
- the dnajc16 gene encoding dnaJ homolog subfamily C member 16, translated as MPGSKMSLLLAVVLLLSVLLLTGATPEMDPYKILGVTRSASQAEIKKVYKRLAKEWHPDKNKNPGAEDMFIKITKSYEILSSEEKRANYDRYGQTDDTQPYGSGRYSHRHDNFYFDESFFNFPFNSKNHREFADSKYTLNFNQYINDVVPDSYKRPYLIKITSDWCFSCIHIEPVWKEVVQEMETLGVGIGVVDVGYERRLANYLGAHRTPSILGVINGKVTFFHYAVAKEHLRQFVEDLLPQRLVERVTDKNDLQFLNSWHQLNKPHVLLFDQVPAVPLLYKLTAFAYKDYLQFGYVDQGLSETADLQKQFNINTYAPTMLVFKESTEKPADIIQAKGMKKQIIDEFMSNNKFLLAPRLVNQKLFNELCPVKQFHRRRKYCVLLITRDEETFTFGNQAFLLFASTNTKEVVRFAYVYQQLQQPLCDILMQNKDGAQSPPQVVILERRNAAGKAFFKPVTAWNGSEEDKQSLLEELERLQKDPSILVHDAILPDLNNEFASMFVIRWIYACYDYLSEVMDDILHNNWREMMPLLSLIFSALFILFGTVVIQAFSDSSEDKQTKPKTKDGTKAENGSPETATSSRPPKKNFVEVTELTDITYMSNLVKLRPGHMNVVLVLTDASKNILLSKFAKEVYSFTGSLTLHFSFLNIDKHSEWMNMLLEYAHNAMQMDADEDDGGHHKMDYTGYVLALNGHKKYLCLFKPVYTGEDLDSKSSEDEGGASGGRSRSRSRDDHPPRKSNRSRSISTLQIHHKLDRLGLWMERLMEGTLPRYYISAWPGLDKITPCK; from the exons ATGCCGGGGTCAAAGATGTCTCTGCTGCTGGCTGTGGTGCTGCtcctgtcagtgctgctgctgacagggGCCACCCCTGAGATGGACCCTTACAAAATCCTGGGGGTGACCCGCAGTGCCAGCCAGGCTGAGATCAAGAAGGTTTACAAGCGTCTGGCTAAAGAATG GCAtcctgacaaaaacaaaaatccaggTGCTGAGGACATGTTCATCAAGATTACTAAATCTTATGAG ATCTTATCCAGCGAAGAAAAACGTGCAAATTATGACCGTTACGGGCAGACCGATGACACCCAGCCATATGGCAGCGGTCGCTACAGCCATCGCCACGACAACTTTTACTTTGACGAGTCCTTCTTCAACTTCCCCTTCAACAGCAAGAACCACAGAGAGTTTGCTGACAGCAAGTACACGCTGAATTTTAACCAGTACATCAACGACGTGGTGCCTGACAGCTACAAGAGACCGTACCTGATAAAGATCACCTCTGACTGGTGCTTCAGCTGCATCCACATCGAGCCCGTGTGGAAAGAGGTGGTGCAGGAGATGGAGACTCTAG GTGTTGGAATTGGTGTGGTGGATGTTGGCTATGAGAGGCGGTTAGCCAATTACCTCGGTGCTCATCGCACCCCGTCAATACTTGGAGTCATCAATGGAAAAGTAACGTTTTTCCATTACGCTGTTGCAAAGGAGCATCTGAGGCAGTTTGTGGAGGACCTTCTTCCTCAGAGACTTGTTGAGCgg gtcACTGACAAGAACGACCTGCAGTTCTTGAACAGCTGGCACCAACTCAACAAGCCTCACGTGCTTCTGTTTGACCAAGTGCCTGCAGTTCCTCTTCTATACAAA CTGACGGCATTTGCTTATAAGGACTACTTGCAGTTTGGCTATGTGGACCAGGGCCTTTCAGAGACTGCCGATCTGCAGAAACAGTTCAACATCAACACTTATGCTCCAACCATGCTGGTCTTCAAGGAGAGCACTGAGAAGCCTGCTGACATTATACAG gcCAAAGGAATGAAAAAGCAAATTATTGACGAGTTCATGTCAAACAACAAATTCCTCCTCGCACCAAGGCTGGTCAATCAGAAGCTGTTCAATGAGCTCTGTCCTGTCAAACAGTTCCACAGACGCAGGAA ATACTGTGTCCTGCTGATCACACGTGATGAAGAGACCTTTACTTTCGGGAACCAGGCGTTCCTCTTATTTGCCTCCACCAATACCAAGGAAGTTGTTAGGTTTGCGTACGTGTACCAGCAGCTACAGCAGCCACTGTGTGACATCCTTATGCAGAACAAGGACGGTGCACAGTCACCACCGCAG gtggtgATCCTGGAGAGGCGTAATGCTGCAGGGAAGGCCTTCTTCAAGCCTGTGACCGCCTGGAACGGCAGTGAAGAAGATAAGCAGTCTCTTCTGGAAGAGCTGGAGCGGCTTCAGAAGGACCCGTCCATCCTCGTCCACGACGCCATTCTGCCTGACCTCAACAACGAGTTTGCCTCT ATGTTCGTAATCCGATGGATCTATGCATGTTACGATTACCTGTCCGAGGTCATGGATGATATTCTGCATAACAACTG GCGTGAGATGATGCCTCTCCTGTCCCTCATCTTCTCTGCCTTGTTCATCTTGTTTGGAACCGTGGTCATCCAGGCCTTCAG tgACTCCAGTGAAGATAAACAGACCAAACCAAAGACAAAAGATggaacaaaagcagaaaatgggTCACCAGAGACTGCTACTTCAAG TCGACCCCCTAAGAAGAATTTTGTGGAGGTGACGGAGCTGACAGACATCACTTACATGAGCAACCTGGTGAAGCTGAGGCCCGGACACATGAACGTCGTGCTGGTGCTCACCGACGCCTCCAAGAACATCCTACTCAGCAAGTTTGCCAAAGAGGTCTACTCCTTCACAGG GAGCCTGACGCTGCATTTCTCCTTCCTCAATATTGACAAGCACAGCGAGTGGATGAACATGCTGCTGGAATACGCCCACAACGCCATGCAGATGGATGCGGATGAGGACGACGGGGGCCACCACAAGATGGACTACACCGGCTACGTGCTGGCGCTCAACGGCCACAAAAAGTACCTTTGCCTGTTTAAGCCCGTCTACACCGGGGAAGACCTCGACAGTAAGTCATCTGAGGACGAAGGCGGCGCTTCGGGGGGGAGATCGAGGTCCAGGTCCCGTGATGACCACCCACCGCGCAAATCCAACAGATCCCGCAGCATATCCACGCTGCAGATCCACCACAAACTGGACCGCCTGGGGTTGTGGATGGAGAGGCTCATGGAAGGCACTTTGCCTCGCTACTACATCTCAGCCTGGCCTGGACTGGACAAGATCACCCCCTGTAAATAG
- the LOC117764934 gene encoding LOW QUALITY PROTEIN: tripartite motif-containing protein 16-like (The sequence of the model RefSeq protein was modified relative to this genomic sequence to represent the inferred CDS: inserted 1 base in 1 codon), with amino-acid sequence MAKQGHLVETARSSDNWLVCLASYCEKHLQPNFQSPPFKKHKLVETSEKLQDICSRHNEVMKTFCRTDQQCICYLCPVDDHKAAAERTERQRELGLRRQAIQQRVQDREKDVKLLQQEVEAVNGSADKAVEASEKIFTELIRVVEKRSSDVKQQIRSQQETEVSRVKELQERLEQEITELKRKDDELKQLSHTEDHNQFLHTYPPLSPLSESTHSSSISIHPLRYFEDVTAAVSQVRGRLQDILRETETTILQIVSQVDVLLXTTRVAFIREEQSYSDHPDRFTLWPQVLSRESLTGRCYWEVEVERRREAIAYVAVASKNISRAGRSHECIFGSNEKTWSLNCAGNRYKFCHNNIKTPVSGPQSSRVGVYLDHSAGVLSFYSLSGTMTLLHRVQTTFTQPRYAGVMVYS; translated from the exons ATGGCTAAACAGGGACACCTAGTGGAAACTGCAA gatccAGTGACAATTGGctggtttgtttggcctcttattgtgaaaaacacctccagcctaATTTTCAATCACCTCCATTTAAAAAGCATAAGCTGGTGGAGACCTCCGAGAAGCTCCAGgacatctgctctcgtcacaatgaggtgatgaagacgttctgccgcactgatcagcagtgtatctgttatctctgcccTGTGGATGACcataaagctgcagcagaaaggactgagaggcagagagagctcgggctgaggagacaagcaatccagcagagagtccaggacagagagaaagatgtgaagctgcttcaacaggaggtggaggccgtcaatggctctgctgataaagcagtggaggccagtgagaagatcttcactgagctgatccgtgtggtggagaaaagaagctctgatgtaaagcagcagatcagatcccagcaggaaactgaagtgagtcgagtcaaagagcttcaggagagactggagcaggagatcactgagctgaagaggaaagacgatgaactgaagcagctctcacacacagaggatcacaaccagtttctacacacCTACCCcccactgtcaccactcagtgaatctacacactcatccagcatcagtATCCATCCTCTGAggtactttgaggacgtgacagcagctgtgtcacaggtcagaggtcgactacaggacattctgagggagacagagacaacgattttacagattgtgtctcaagtggatgttttac ccacaaccagagtGGCATTCATAAGAGAAGAACAGTCTTATTctgatcacccagacagattcactcTTTGgcctcaggtcctgagtagagagagtctgactggacgttgttactgggaggtggaggtggagaggagaagagaagcaaTAGCTTATGTAGCAGTCGCATccaagaatatcagcagagcagggaggTCACATGAATGTATATTTGGATCTAATGAGAAAACTTGGTCGTTAAATTGTGCTGGAAACCGTTATAAGTTTTGTCACAACAACATCaagactccagtgtcaggtcctcagtcctccagagtaggagtgtacctggatcacagtgcaggtgttctgtccttctacagccTCTCTggcaccatgactctcctccacagagtccagaccacattcactcagcctcgCTATGCTGGAGTTATGGTTTATAGTTAA